In Hwangdonia lutea, a single window of DNA contains:
- a CDS encoding site-specific integrase — protein sequence MKTSTTFSILFWADFSRAKNDQASIYARITVNGKRATISLKRKVLVSDWDVHKNRARGTNQKSRILNSYLDETYNHLFKCYRDLMNEHKLITAQVVKARYFGNDENNRSITDIINYHNEDMVNKLKWGTQKNYYTTQSYISKFLSKSYKTTDLYLRELDYHFIIKFEKYLRDYIPEDHQKPMGNNTVMKHIERFRKMINLSFKLGWIQRDPFINFKSKFIKNERGFLSLEELQEIENKQFSIPRLELVKDLFVFSCYTSLSYIDVIHLTADNICIGIDGELWIYYKREKTTKPIRIPLLPKAMQIVEKYKSNRKSISQGSIFPKISNQKLNSYLKEIADVCGIKKNLTFHIARHTFATTVTLSNGMPIETVSKLLGHSRISTTQIYAKVIERKVSDDMQKLRAQFNEIENESISKVVSQNS from the coding sequence ATGAAAACATCTACCACCTTCAGTATTTTGTTCTGGGCGGACTTCTCCAGGGCAAAAAATGACCAAGCATCTATTTACGCAAGAATTACGGTAAATGGCAAGCGAGCTACCATCAGTCTAAAACGAAAAGTTTTAGTGTCTGATTGGGATGTCCATAAAAACAGAGCTCGGGGAACAAATCAGAAATCAAGAATTCTAAACAGTTATTTAGATGAAACTTACAATCATCTGTTTAAATGTTATCGCGATTTAATGAATGAGCATAAATTGATTACCGCACAGGTCGTTAAGGCTCGATATTTCGGTAATGACGAAAATAATCGTTCCATTACAGATATTATCAATTACCATAATGAAGATATGGTAAACAAATTAAAGTGGGGAACACAAAAAAATTATTACACTACACAGAGTTATATCTCCAAATTTTTATCGAAATCCTATAAGACCACAGACCTTTATTTACGGGAACTTGATTATCACTTTATCATAAAGTTTGAGAAATATCTCCGGGACTACATACCAGAAGACCATCAAAAGCCAATGGGCAACAATACCGTAATGAAGCATATCGAGCGTTTTAGAAAGATGATAAATTTATCGTTTAAATTGGGTTGGATTCAACGCGACCCATTTATCAATTTCAAATCTAAATTCATTAAAAACGAAAGAGGCTTTTTAAGTCTCGAAGAGCTTCAAGAGATAGAAAATAAACAATTTAGCATTCCAAGATTGGAATTGGTAAAGGATTTGTTTGTTTTTAGTTGCTATACCAGTTTAAGTTATATCGATGTCATCCATTTAACTGCGGATAATATCTGTATTGGCATCGATGGCGAACTTTGGATTTATTACAAACGGGAAAAGACGACAAAGCCCATACGAATACCTTTGTTGCCAAAGGCGATGCAAATTGTTGAAAAATACAAGAGCAACCGTAAATCAATATCACAAGGAAGTATATTTCCTAAAATCTCAAATCAAAAACTAAATTCTTATTTAAAGGAAATTGCTGATGTTTGTGGTATTAAAAAGAACCTTACTTTCCACATTGCCCGACATACATTTGCTACAACGGTTACATTAAGTAATGGTATGCCCATTGAGACGGTTTCAAAATTGTTGGGTCACTCCCGAATATCTACAACCCAAATTTATGCTAAAGTCATTGAACGTAAAGTAAGTGATGATATGCAAAAATTAAGGGCTCAATTCAATGAGATAGAAAATGAATCTATCTCTAAAGTGGTTTCTCAAAATTCATAA
- a CDS encoding ORF6N domain-containing protein: protein MELSIIKNKIHNIQGNKVILDFDLAELYEVETRVLKQAVRRNLKRFPDDFMFQLSKDEWKEVITNCDNLPENIKFSPATPFAFTEQGVAMLSSVLNSDKAIDVNISIMRAFVALRQHLTDYSNLKEHIAQLEKEMNIKFKDIHQALNYLLQKDKVQIEQHNRERIGFKTDRKD, encoded by the coding sequence ATGGAACTATCTATAATAAAAAATAAAATCCATAATATTCAAGGAAACAAAGTTATTCTTGATTTTGACCTTGCTGAACTCTATGAAGTAGAAACTAGAGTACTAAAACAAGCGGTTAGACGTAATCTTAAACGTTTCCCCGATGATTTTATGTTTCAGCTTTCAAAAGATGAGTGGAAAGAGGTTATCACAAATTGTGACAACCTTCCAGAGAACATTAAATTTAGTCCTGCCACTCCGTTTGCCTTTACCGAACAGGGCGTGGCAATGCTTTCTAGCGTACTTAACAGCGACAAGGCCATTGACGTAAATATATCTATTATGCGTGCATTTGTAGCGTTACGGCAGCATCTTACAGATTATAGCAACCTTAAAGAACATATAGCCCAACTTGAAAAAGAAATGAATATCAAATTTAAGGACATTCATCAGGCTTTGAATTATTTACTGCAAAAGGACAAGGTACAGATTGAACAGCATAACAGGGAACGAATTGGTTTTAAAACGGATAGGAAAGATTAG
- a CDS encoding cation diffusion facilitator family transporter, with amino-acid sequence MNNEQTAIRTTYFSIIGNTALALIKGLAGFFGNSYALIADAIESTTDIFASFLVLLGFKYAKRPADENHPYGHGKIEPLITFGVVTFLVVSATIIAYESIQNIQTPHKIPKSWTLIVLGLIIAWKEISFQIVIKKSKQTNSSSLKADAWHHRSDAITSVMAFIGISIAIIYGKGYETADDWAALFASGFILYNSYLILRPALGEVMDEQLYDELIIEIREKSTEVQGVLGTEKCFIRKSGMKFHVDLHAIVNNEISVKSGHDIAHKLKDHLQKEIPNLGHILIHIEPN; translated from the coding sequence ATGAATAACGAACAAACCGCAATACGAACAACTTATTTCAGCATAATTGGGAATACTGCTTTAGCCTTAATTAAAGGACTTGCGGGATTTTTTGGAAATTCTTATGCTTTAATTGCAGATGCGATTGAATCGACAACGGATATTTTTGCTTCATTTTTAGTTTTATTAGGTTTTAAATATGCAAAACGACCAGCGGACGAAAATCATCCCTATGGACACGGCAAAATTGAGCCATTAATTACCTTTGGAGTTGTTACATTCCTTGTTGTTTCTGCCACAATAATCGCCTATGAAAGTATTCAAAACATTCAAACACCTCATAAAATCCCGAAATCTTGGACTTTGATTGTGCTAGGTCTAATAATAGCTTGGAAAGAAATCTCATTTCAAATTGTAATTAAAAAAAGTAAACAAACAAATAGTTCATCATTAAAAGCAGATGCTTGGCATCATAGAAGTGATGCCATAACTTCGGTAATGGCCTTTATCGGTATTTCGATAGCAATCATATATGGAAAAGGTTATGAAACAGCAGATGATTGGGCTGCCTTATTCGCTTCTGGATTCATTTTATATAATAGTTATTTAATATTACGTCCAGCTTTAGGAGAAGTTATGGACGAACAACTTTATGACGAACTGATAATTGAAATTAGAGAAAAATCAACAGAAGTTCAAGGTGTTTTAGGAACAGAGAAATGTTTTATTAGAAAATCCGGAATGAAATTCCACGTGGATTTACACGCAATTGTGAATAATGAAATTTCGGTAAAATCTGGTCACGACATTGCTCATAAGTTAAAAGACCATTTACAAAAAGAAATACCGAATTTAGGACACATACTAATTCATATTGAACCGAATTAA
- a CDS encoding DUF4138 domain-containing protein: MKTYITLLLLICSMSISAQQPLDTIYANDQKNVALFFPNPIRQGITGASNFVFTYNREKEQYFGLLQAKPGTESNLLTVTSDGRVYSYILKYSEKLPELNYFINENESIGSELPEKIKQKPEVKPLNEYANRITHFQKFSEYLLKSNFERIETKRKKGIKVQLQKIAYDASEVYLVIEVKNRSGIDFEIDYIKVYRTNGNKKRKASYQRLQQEVIYKHKMPYSITDGESQCFVYVVPKFVLGDNEKLMLELKELKGSRKMILETKI, encoded by the coding sequence ATGAAAACATATATCACATTACTGTTATTGATTTGTTCAATGTCAATTTCAGCACAGCAACCCCTTGACACTATTTACGCCAACGACCAGAAAAACGTTGCCCTGTTTTTTCCAAACCCTATTCGACAAGGAATTACAGGAGCTTCCAATTTTGTATTCACCTATAATCGTGAGAAAGAGCAGTATTTCGGTTTGTTACAGGCGAAGCCTGGAACAGAAAGCAACCTATTGACCGTTACAAGTGATGGTCGCGTTTATTCTTATATTTTGAAATATTCTGAAAAACTTCCAGAACTGAATTATTTTATCAATGAAAATGAAAGCATTGGCAGTGAACTTCCGGAAAAGATTAAGCAGAAGCCAGAAGTTAAACCGTTGAACGAATATGCAAATAGAATAACACATTTTCAAAAATTCAGCGAGTATTTATTAAAATCCAACTTTGAGCGTATTGAAACCAAACGCAAAAAAGGAATTAAAGTCCAATTACAAAAAATAGCGTATGATGCTTCTGAAGTGTATTTGGTTATAGAGGTCAAGAACAGGTCTGGAATCGATTTTGAAATTGACTACATTAAAGTTTATAGAACCAACGGAAACAAAAAGCGTAAAGCCTCTTACCAAAGATTACAACAAGAAGTTATTTACAAACACAAAATGCCATATTCCATTACTGATGGAGAAAGTCAATGCTTTGTGTATGTAGTTCCAAAGTTTGTTTTAGGCGACAACGAAAAGTTAATGCTGGAGCTGAAGGAGCTAAAAGGGAGCAGAAAAATGATTTTGGAAACCAAAATTTAA
- the traM gene encoding conjugative transposon protein TraM, whose translation MKVEKNKIVFAIVLVCILLFIGGYAMLILGEDEEPTIENNQIPVPELEDDQKEYDSKLDALNDLKEVRETNAPSIYDERLLDSTGVYDPDLLDKKKMQMVDSIYQQGQIRYSDRTFENINPRYYPPKPPVKKEKDTTDAIEEQETNVEAKERALEHQLFFASHPIENEDLNSKNTDDFIYVRVDGTQTVKTNYRLQMRLIKDATIYGQRYSKNTPIYGFVNFKPNRTIIDIENINHQPVKLKAYDFQDGSEGIYVENSFRAEVTNEIVGDMVDDINITGVPQVSGFKKIFQRNHKNVKVTITDNYKLILRLPKTKYQGKPIMGN comes from the coding sequence ATGAAAGTAGAAAAAAATAAAATAGTCTTTGCCATCGTGTTGGTATGCATCCTGCTTTTTATAGGTGGCTATGCAATGCTTATATTGGGCGAGGACGAAGAACCGACCATTGAGAACAACCAGATTCCTGTACCGGAACTGGAAGACGACCAAAAGGAATACGATTCCAAATTGGATGCCCTAAACGACTTAAAGGAAGTTAGGGAAACCAACGCACCCAGCATTTATGATGAACGGCTGTTGGATTCCACAGGCGTATATGACCCTGATTTATTGGACAAGAAAAAAATGCAGATGGTAGATAGCATTTACCAACAAGGGCAGATTCGATATTCAGATAGAACGTTTGAAAATATTAATCCAAGATACTATCCACCAAAACCACCTGTTAAGAAGGAAAAAGACACAACGGATGCTATTGAAGAGCAAGAAACGAACGTGGAAGCCAAAGAACGTGCTTTGGAGCATCAACTCTTTTTTGCTTCGCATCCTATTGAAAATGAGGATTTGAATTCAAAAAATACCGATGATTTCATTTATGTACGAGTAGATGGCACACAAACAGTTAAAACCAATTATCGCTTACAAATGCGGTTGATAAAAGATGCTACCATTTATGGACAACGCTATTCCAAGAATACGCCTATTTATGGATTTGTCAATTTTAAACCCAATCGCACCATCATAGACATTGAGAATATCAATCATCAACCAGTAAAATTGAAAGCCTATGATTTTCAGGATGGTAGCGAAGGCATTTATGTTGAAAACAGTTTTAGAGCAGAAGTTACCAATGAAATTGTTGGCGATATGGTGGACGACATTAATATTACTGGTGTTCCGCAAGTAAGCGGTTTCAAGAAAATATTCCAACGTAACCATAAAAACGTAAAGGTTACGATAACCGATAATTACAAACTCATTTTAAGACTTCCTAAAACAAAATATCAAGGAAAGCCCATAATGGGCAATTAA
- a CDS encoding conjugal transfer protein TraK → MKTPYKNIYNILKLNRFIVLTVVIGAVLTCVISVLMVIKLHKETVNNAFVVNSDGSVIPLKLVSQQENLKVEVLAQLELFHTYFYNIDASNYEKNLEKALWLGNSSVDALYRQKKADGVYNRLLQYSLVQKVLNIESKVDIQNEPYKFETKTIFEINRGTITDTYELTTIGNLIHVDRNFPNNTHGLLITNFFESTLRKLENYESRKK, encoded by the coding sequence ATGAAAACACCATATAAGAATATTTACAACATCTTAAAGCTCAATCGCTTTATAGTATTGACCGTCGTTATTGGAGCTGTGCTCACGTGCGTCATTTCCGTTTTGATGGTCATAAAGCTGCATAAAGAAACAGTTAATAATGCTTTTGTAGTCAATTCGGACGGAAGTGTTATTCCCTTGAAACTGGTATCTCAACAAGAAAATTTAAAAGTAGAAGTCTTGGCACAATTGGAGTTGTTTCACACTTATTTCTATAACATTGATGCCAGCAATTACGAAAAGAACTTGGAGAAAGCCCTTTGGTTGGGTAATAGTTCTGTAGATGCTCTGTACCGACAGAAAAAAGCCGATGGAGTTTATAACCGTTTGTTGCAATACTCGTTGGTTCAAAAAGTATTGAATATCGAATCCAAAGTTGATATTCAAAACGAACCCTACAAGTTTGAAACGAAAACCATTTTTGAAATCAATAGAGGTACTATCACAGATACTTATGAGTTGACCACTATTGGAAATTTGATTCACGTAGATAGAAACTTTCCAAACAATACCCACGGACTGCTAATTACCAACTTTTTTGAAAGCACATTACGAAAATTAGAAAATTATGAAAGTAGAAAAAAATAA
- a CDS encoding conjugal transfer protein yields the protein MLSALFVVLIGSKASAQGMPVYDNTNFISFVKSLLESGKQTANLMKTVKFLKTQKENIDKVNNVIKQLQAVRELARNNQRLFDVVQDDLREILNSPFIKPNEVTRISDSFDAILQNSMAGMEYIDQILSSDNLKMTDAERAEVLKEKELESKEMVAEIEAKTRRYREIIQFREMQYKINNRETDY from the coding sequence ATGTTATCCGCACTATTTGTAGTGCTAATTGGAAGTAAGGCTTCGGCCCAGGGGATGCCTGTGTATGACAACACAAACTTTATCTCTTTTGTAAAATCATTATTGGAATCAGGTAAACAAACCGCCAATTTAATGAAGACGGTAAAATTCCTTAAAACCCAAAAAGAGAATATCGATAAGGTAAACAATGTCATCAAACAACTTCAAGCAGTCAGGGAACTGGCAAGAAACAACCAACGATTGTTTGATGTTGTACAGGATGATTTGAGGGAAATCCTCAATTCCCCTTTTATTAAACCAAATGAAGTTACACGCATTTCAGATTCCTTTGATGCCATCCTTCAGAACTCTATGGCTGGTATGGAATATATCGACCAAATATTGTCCAGCGACAATCTGAAAATGACCGATGCCGAACGTGCCGAAGTCCTTAAAGAAAAAGAGCTGGAATCCAAGGAAATGGTAGCGGAAATTGAGGCAAAAACCAGACGCTATCGAGAGATTATTCAATTTCGAGAAATGCAGTACAAAATCAATAACCGAGAAACCGATTACTAA
- a CDS encoding TraG family conjugative transposon ATPase, which translates to MKKINLSAYHPILDIQDHIVFANNGNVVLGYQVDNPEIYSLAEKDFEDIHGSWFQAFKSLPIATVIHKQDIYQKAEYLAEELPNKSFLQRATHDYFKGREFIKHSSYLFFILPHNKALNAPKFTNPFRKVEKGIHKQMDHNVQEFIASVNDAVSFVNNSRKVSLIPLGIDKVLSLTNAYFNGFNEGFDTDILLKKANIEIGDHHFDVLAINSELCYGDVVQSSKTNDKFTSDDFVFHQGFIDGLGLNLNENHIVNQIIYLDDKHKWRKLLDKKIEELKKSSNFGTQNKVILKKIEDIVTKINEDDSSRIIRGHLNIIFWDKDEAQLERIASKIKTEFKELDIVPYYPKGEERKQYFLNSYCCFTSNFSNEDLYVTDLKHALCLYINNTNYQSDATGVIFNDRQHNIPVLKDVWDEKKKRIKARNFAIFAPTGEGKSFLANNILRQYFEQNVRLVIIDLGGSYSKFAKLYPDDHIILRYEQGKNLGINPFYISDVNDLTPERLEDLAIFLLELLASGKATTKAEEVAVKKVLRYYYLQNVGGTHSLENLYQFVDTKKDTFLEELHIQEQHFNIYDFLHILSEYVDDGLYSFLFNVSEDQTYKIEDKRLIVFELDEVKDNKEILSVMLKLIKSAIQRTIWRNKAERGIILFDEFAKQLKFGNVLESVEFYYQAIRKQNGAIGIILQSINQLPNNSTSASILENTQVIYSLRNEKGYAELKNRLNLTSHDLNQLKSIRNNLTGTRKYTEMFIKIGKESNIFRLEVPPEVFAAYLTDGKENEDIMKHFEEHQNMEKAIKIFINS; encoded by the coding sequence ATATTCAAGACCATATCGTGTTCGCTAATAACGGCAATGTGGTATTGGGCTATCAAGTGGACAATCCTGAAATCTATTCCCTCGCGGAAAAAGATTTTGAGGATATTCACGGTTCGTGGTTTCAAGCGTTTAAATCATTGCCTATTGCCACGGTTATCCACAAACAGGACATCTATCAGAAAGCTGAATATTTGGCGGAAGAACTTCCGAACAAAAGCTTTTTGCAACGTGCCACACACGATTATTTTAAAGGTCGGGAATTCATTAAACATTCTTCTTACCTATTCTTTATACTTCCGCACAACAAAGCTTTGAACGCACCGAAGTTTACCAACCCATTCCGCAAGGTCGAAAAGGGTATTCATAAGCAAATGGACCATAACGTTCAGGAATTTATTGCTTCTGTTAACGATGCCGTTTCCTTTGTAAATAACAGCCGGAAAGTGTCATTGATACCTTTGGGTATCGATAAAGTCTTGTCATTGACCAATGCTTATTTTAATGGATTCAACGAAGGATTTGATACCGACATTCTATTGAAAAAAGCGAATATTGAAATTGGCGACCATCATTTTGATGTGCTGGCCATCAATAGCGAATTGTGTTATGGCGATGTGGTTCAGAGTAGCAAGACCAATGATAAATTTACTTCGGACGACTTTGTATTCCACCAAGGATTTATTGACGGATTAGGGTTGAATCTCAATGAAAATCATATTGTCAACCAAATCATTTATTTGGATGATAAGCACAAATGGCGAAAGCTGTTGGACAAGAAAATTGAAGAACTCAAAAAGAGTTCCAATTTTGGAACACAGAACAAAGTCATCTTAAAGAAGATTGAAGACATTGTTACCAAAATCAATGAGGACGATAGTTCAAGAATTATTAGGGGTCATCTAAATATTATATTCTGGGATAAAGATGAAGCACAATTAGAAAGAATTGCTTCCAAAATAAAAACCGAATTCAAAGAATTGGATATAGTGCCTTATTATCCAAAAGGCGAAGAACGCAAGCAATATTTCTTAAACTCATATTGCTGTTTTACTTCCAATTTTTCTAATGAGGATTTATACGTAACCGATTTAAAACACGCTCTTTGCCTGTACATTAACAATACCAACTATCAGTCAGATGCCACAGGTGTCATCTTTAATGACAGACAACATAACATTCCTGTACTTAAAGATGTCTGGGATGAAAAGAAGAAACGCATCAAGGCAAGGAACTTTGCCATTTTCGCACCTACTGGAGAGGGAAAATCTTTTTTGGCAAACAATATTCTACGCCAATATTTTGAACAAAATGTTCGATTGGTCATTATTGATTTAGGTGGTTCATATTCAAAATTTGCCAAGCTCTATCCAGACGACCATATCATCCTTCGCTATGAACAGGGAAAAAATTTGGGTATCAATCCATTCTATATCTCTGATGTCAATGATTTGACACCAGAGCGATTGGAAGATTTGGCAATCTTCCTTTTAGAGCTCTTGGCTTCGGGCAAAGCAACGACTAAAGCTGAAGAAGTGGCGGTCAAAAAAGTACTTCGGTACTACTATCTACAAAATGTGGGTGGTACACATTCTTTGGAAAATTTATACCAGTTCGTTGATACAAAAAAAGACACCTTTTTAGAAGAACTACATATTCAAGAGCAACATTTCAACATCTACGATTTTCTGCACATTCTCTCTGAATATGTGGATGATGGCTTGTACAGCTTCCTGTTCAATGTAAGTGAAGACCAGACCTATAAAATTGAGGATAAAAGACTGATTGTTTTTGAACTTGATGAAGTAAAGGACAATAAGGAAATCCTTTCCGTAATGTTGAAGCTGATTAAATCTGCCATTCAAAGAACCATTTGGAGAAATAAAGCCGAGAGGGGAATCATCCTATTCGACGAGTTTGCCAAACAGCTCAAATTTGGAAATGTACTCGAAAGTGTAGAATTCTATTATCAAGCCATTAGAAAACAAAATGGAGCGATTGGGATTATACTGCAATCCATTAACCAATTGCCCAACAATTCCACATCGGCGAGTATTCTTGAAAACACCCAAGTAATTTACAGCCTTCGTAATGAAAAAGGCTATGCCGAATTAAAAAACAGGCTCAACCTTACCAGTCACGATTTAAACCAGTTAAAATCCATTCGTAACAACCTTACAGGAACACGAAAATATACCGAAATGTTCATCAAAATCGGAAAGGAAAGCAACATTTTCCGATTGGAAGTACCGCCCGAAGTCTTTGCTGCTTACCTCACGGATGGCAAAGAAAACGAAGACATTATGAAACATTTTGAAGAACACCAAAATATGGAGAAAGCCATTAAAATATTTATTAATTCTTAA